The following coding sequences lie in one Erwinia amylovora genomic window:
- the rluC gene encoding 23S rRNA pseudouridine(955/2504/2580) synthase RluC, which yields MKTNTPAVHFIAITADEAGQRIDNFLRTQLKGVPKSMIYRILRKGEVRVNKKRIKPEYKLEAGDEIRIPPVRVAEREEENVSPKLAKVAALEAAIIYEDDYLLVMNKPSGTAVHGGSGLSFGVIEGLRALRPEARFLELVHRLDRDTSGILLVAKKRSALRSLHEQLREKGMQKDYLALVRGQWPSHVKAVRAPLLKNILQSGERVVKVSSEGKPSETLFKVEERYAIATLVKASPVTGRTHQIRVHTLHAGHPIAFDDRYGEAGFDQQLSGTGLKRLFLHAAALRFTHPNTGEIMRVEAPLDEQLKRCLAVLRKTAIIG from the coding sequence TTTATTGCCATCACCGCTGATGAGGCGGGGCAGCGTATCGATAACTTTTTACGCACCCAGTTGAAAGGGGTGCCGAAAAGTATGATTTATCGCATTTTGCGCAAGGGCGAAGTGCGGGTAAACAAAAAGCGCATTAAACCAGAATATAAACTGGAGGCCGGGGACGAAATACGTATCCCGCCGGTGCGTGTGGCGGAGCGTGAAGAGGAAAACGTTTCACCCAAACTGGCTAAAGTCGCCGCGCTTGAAGCCGCCATCATCTATGAAGATGATTATCTTCTGGTGATGAATAAGCCTTCCGGTACGGCGGTGCACGGCGGTAGCGGCCTGAGCTTTGGGGTGATTGAAGGACTGCGCGCCCTCCGCCCTGAGGCGCGTTTTCTTGAACTGGTGCACCGTCTGGACCGTGATACCTCGGGCATTTTGCTGGTCGCGAAAAAGCGTTCCGCATTGCGCTCCCTTCATGAGCAACTGCGCGAGAAGGGGATGCAGAAAGACTATCTGGCTTTGGTACGCGGCCAGTGGCCGTCTCATGTGAAAGCGGTGCGTGCGCCGCTGCTGAAAAACATCCTGCAAAGCGGCGAGCGGGTGGTAAAGGTCAGCAGTGAAGGCAAGCCGTCTGAAACGCTGTTTAAAGTGGAAGAGCGCTACGCCATTGCCACATTGGTGAAAGCCAGCCCGGTAACCGGGCGTACGCACCAGATCCGCGTGCACACGCTGCATGCCGGGCATCCGATCGCGTTTGACGACCGCTACGGCGAGGCCGGGTTTGACCAGCAGCTCAGCGGCACTGGCCTTAAACGCCTGTTTTTACACGCTGCAGCACTGCGCTTCACCCACCCAAATACCGGGGAGATAATGCGCGTGGAAGCGCCGCTTGATGAACAGCTGAAGCGTTGCCTGGCGGTGTTGCGAAAAACCGCCATCATCGGCTGA
- a CDS encoding Maf family protein, with translation MRQLVLASTSPYRKTLLSKLQLPFISAAPETDETPRTNEPATELVTRLAVAKARALAPLFPDHLIIGADQVCVLNGKICGKPHSEANALAQLRAASGQSVVFYTGLALFDSRDATLQQLCEPFSVHFRTLSEGEIASYVRKEQPLDCAGSFKSEGLGITLFDRLSGRDPNTLVGLPLIALAEMLRKAGLNPLAG, from the coding sequence ATGCGGCAACTGGTATTAGCCTCTACATCACCCTATCGCAAAACATTATTAAGCAAGCTGCAGCTGCCTTTTATAAGCGCAGCACCCGAAACAGACGAAACTCCGCGGACGAATGAGCCGGCAACCGAACTGGTCACGCGCCTGGCCGTTGCTAAAGCGCGGGCGCTGGCCCCCCTTTTCCCCGACCATCTGATTATTGGTGCCGATCAGGTATGCGTTCTCAACGGCAAAATTTGCGGTAAACCACACAGTGAAGCTAATGCCCTTGCGCAGCTGCGCGCCGCCAGTGGGCAAAGCGTGGTGTTTTACACCGGCCTGGCCCTGTTTGACAGCCGTGACGCTACTCTGCAGCAATTGTGCGAACCCTTCAGCGTCCATTTCCGCACGTTAAGCGAGGGTGAAATTGCAAGCTACGTGCGTAAAGAGCAACCGCTGGACTGCGCGGGCAGTTTTAAAAGTGAGGGGCTGGGAATTACGCTGTTTGACCGCTTATCAGGCCGCGACCCGAATACGCTGGTCGGGCTGCCGCTGATTGCGCTGGCAGAGATGTTAAGGAAAGCCGGGCTTAACCCGCTGGCTGGCTAA
- the yceD gene encoding 23S rRNA accumulation protein YceD, producing MQKVKLPLTLDTVRTAQKRLDYQGVYTPEQVERIAESVVSVDSDVECVMSFAIDNQRLAVLKGTAEVSVTLCCQRCNKNFPQHVHVSYCFSPVVTDEQAEALPEAYEPINVNEFGETDLLAMVEDEIILALPVVPVHDSEHCEVSEADMVFGKLPAEAEKPNPFAVLASLKRK from the coding sequence ATGCAAAAGGTAAAATTACCCCTGACTCTCGATACGGTTCGTACCGCTCAGAAACGCCTGGACTACCAGGGTGTTTATACCCCTGAACAGGTTGAGCGGATTGCCGAATCGGTAGTGAGTGTGGACAGTGATGTAGAATGTGTCATGTCGTTCGCTATTGACAATCAGCGTCTGGCAGTACTGAAAGGTACGGCCGAAGTTTCTGTGACGCTGTGCTGTCAACGCTGCAACAAGAATTTTCCGCAACATGTCCACGTATCGTACTGTTTCAGCCCGGTCGTCACTGACGAGCAGGCCGAAGCACTGCCGGAAGCGTACGAGCCGATCAACGTCAACGAGTTTGGCGAAACCGATCTGCTGGCAATGGTAGAAGATGAAATCATCCTCGCCCTGCCTGTCGTTCCGGTGCATGATTCTGAACACTGTGAAGTGTCCGAGGCGGACATGGTCTTTGGTAAGCTGCCTGCAGAGGCGGAAAAGCCAAATCCATTTGCCGTATTAGCCAGTTTAAAGCGTAAGTAA
- the rpmF gene encoding 50S ribosomal protein L32, with protein MAVQQNKPTRSKRGMRRSHDSLTTAALSVDKVSGETHLRHHITADGYYRGRKVIVK; from the coding sequence ATGGCCGTACAACAGAATAAACCAACCCGTTCCAAGCGTGGCATGCGTCGTTCACACGATTCTCTGACCACTGCAGCACTTTCCGTAGATAAAGTTTCTGGCGAAACTCATCTGCGTCACCACATCACTGCGGATGGTTACTACCGCGGTCGCAAGGTCATCGTAAAGTAA
- the plsX gene encoding phosphate acyltransferase PlsX, giving the protein MKRLTLAIDAMGGDFGPRVTVPASLQALASDPQLHLLLVGDPDIITSLLATADSALRARLQIIAAESVIASDARPSQAIRASRGSSMRVALEQVEQGRAQACISAGNTGALMGLAKLLLKPLDGIDRPALMTVLPHQQQGKTVVLDLGANVDSDSAMLVQFAVMGAVVAEEILAINRPRVALINIGQEESKGLTSIRDAAAVLRASADVNFIGYLEGNELLTGKADVLVCDGFVGNVTLKTMEGVVRMFLSLMNSQGEGKKRDWWLRLLGRVLQKRLARKFGHLNPDQYNGACLLRLRGTVIKSHGGANQRAFTVAIQQAEQAARRQVPERIAARLQAVLPKSD; this is encoded by the coding sequence TTGAAACGCCTGACCCTGGCGATAGATGCCATGGGCGGGGACTTCGGTCCCCGCGTGACGGTGCCTGCATCACTGCAGGCACTGGCTTCTGATCCGCAATTGCATCTTCTTCTGGTCGGCGATCCCGACATCATCACGTCATTACTTGCCACAGCGGATTCAGCCTTACGGGCGCGCCTGCAAATTATTGCTGCCGAATCGGTTATTGCCAGTGATGCCAGGCCTTCTCAAGCGATCCGCGCCAGTCGTGGTTCTTCCATGCGCGTGGCGCTGGAGCAGGTGGAACAAGGGCGGGCGCAGGCCTGCATCAGCGCGGGTAATACCGGTGCGCTGATGGGGCTGGCAAAATTATTATTAAAACCGCTGGACGGCATCGATCGCCCGGCGCTGATGACCGTTTTACCGCACCAGCAGCAGGGTAAAACCGTGGTGTTGGATTTAGGCGCTAATGTCGATTCGGACAGCGCCATGCTGGTGCAGTTTGCCGTAATGGGTGCCGTGGTGGCCGAAGAAATATTGGCCATAAACCGGCCCCGGGTTGCTTTGATCAATATTGGTCAGGAAGAGAGCAAAGGGTTGACGTCCATTCGTGATGCTGCGGCCGTACTGCGCGCTTCAGCGGACGTTAACTTCATTGGCTACCTCGAAGGCAACGAGCTTCTTACCGGTAAGGCGGACGTGCTGGTCTGTGACGGGTTTGTTGGCAACGTCACGCTGAAAACGATGGAAGGCGTGGTAAGAATGTTCCTTTCGCTGATGAATTCACAGGGCGAAGGTAAAAAAAGGGACTGGTGGTTGAGATTATTGGGGCGCGTCTTGCAGAAGCGTCTGGCCAGGAAATTCGGCCACCTCAACCCCGACCAGTACAATGGCGCTTGTCTGTTAAGATTACGCGGCACCGTAATCAAAAGTCATGGTGGAGCTAATCAACGCGCATTTACCGTGGCGATCCAACAGGCAGAGCAGGCGGCGCGGCGGCAAGTTCCCGAGCGGATTGCTGCGCGCCTTCAAGCTGTATTACCTAAGAGTGACTGA
- a CDS encoding beta-ketoacyl-ACP synthase III: protein MYTKIIGTGSYLPEQVRTNADLEKMVDTSDEWIVTRTGIHERRIAGPNETVATMGFQAAIRALEMSGIDKNDIGLIVVATTSSSHAFPSSACMIQQMLEIEDAASFDLAAACAGFTYALSVADQYIKNGAVKNALVIGADVLARMLDPDDRGTLILFGDGAGAVVLGASEDQGIISTHLHADGRYGQLLTLTNQDRQRQENPSYVTMAGNEVFKVAVTELAHIVEETLQANNLDRTAIDWLVPHQANLRIISATARKLGMDMDKVVVTLDRHGNTSAASVPSALDEAVRDGRIQRGQLVLLEAFGGGFTWGSALVRF from the coding sequence ATGTATACGAAGATTATCGGTACGGGCAGCTATTTGCCCGAGCAGGTGCGGACTAACGCCGATCTGGAAAAAATGGTGGACACGTCAGACGAGTGGATTGTCACTCGTACCGGTATCCATGAACGTCGCATCGCCGGCCCGAACGAAACCGTGGCAACCATGGGTTTCCAGGCAGCCATACGTGCGTTGGAAATGTCCGGCATTGATAAAAACGATATTGGGCTGATCGTCGTTGCCACCACCTCTTCCAGTCACGCTTTCCCCAGTTCAGCCTGCATGATCCAGCAGATGCTGGAAATTGAAGATGCGGCTTCATTCGATCTTGCGGCAGCCTGTGCGGGCTTTACCTACGCGTTGAGCGTGGCCGATCAGTACATCAAAAATGGTGCGGTAAAAAATGCGCTGGTGATTGGTGCCGACGTGTTGGCGCGCATGCTGGATCCTGACGATCGCGGCACCCTTATTTTGTTCGGTGATGGAGCCGGTGCCGTGGTGCTGGGAGCCAGCGAAGATCAGGGCATAATCTCTACCCACCTGCACGCCGATGGGCGTTACGGCCAGCTGTTAACGCTGACTAATCAGGATCGCCAACGCCAGGAAAACCCGTCTTATGTCACCATGGCCGGCAATGAAGTATTCAAAGTTGCTGTGACCGAGCTGGCGCATATCGTCGAAGAAACCCTGCAGGCAAATAATCTTGATCGCACCGCTATCGACTGGCTGGTGCCGCATCAGGCAAATCTGCGCATTATCAGCGCCACTGCCCGCAAGCTGGGCATGGATATGGACAAAGTCGTGGTGACGCTTGACCGCCATGGCAATACGTCTGCGGCTTCTGTTCCTTCGGCGCTGGACGAAGCGGTTCGCGATGGTCGTATTCAGCGTGGACAGCTGGTTCTGCTGGAAGCTTTTGGTGGCGGGTTTACCTGGGGTTCGGCGTTGGTTCGCTTTTGA
- the fabD gene encoding ACP S-malonyltransferase, translating to MTQFAMVFPGQGSQATGMLADLAAANPLVEKTFREASDALGYDLWQLVQQGPAEELNKTWQTQPALLAASVAIFRVWQEKGGKAPAILAGHSLGEYSALVCAGVIAFADAVKLVELRGKLMQEAVPAGTGAMQAIIGLDDASIAKACEESAQGQVVSPVNFNSPGQVVIAGHKEAVERAGTACKAAGAKRALPLPVSVPSHCALMKPAADKLAVALQQLTFNAPVFPVVNNVDVKIETAPEAIRSALVRQLYSPVRWTESVEFIARQGVISLLEAGPGKVLTGLTKRIVDTLTAAPVNDQASLSAALEQ from the coding sequence ATGACGCAATTTGCAATGGTATTCCCGGGACAGGGTTCACAAGCAACAGGCATGCTGGCCGATCTGGCTGCGGCAAATCCTCTGGTAGAGAAAACCTTTCGTGAAGCCTCCGATGCATTGGGTTACGACCTCTGGCAGCTGGTGCAGCAAGGCCCTGCTGAAGAATTGAACAAAACCTGGCAAACTCAGCCTGCCTTGCTGGCTGCCTCTGTTGCCATTTTCCGTGTTTGGCAGGAAAAAGGCGGAAAAGCGCCTGCAATACTTGCAGGGCATAGCCTTGGTGAGTACAGTGCCTTGGTTTGTGCAGGCGTCATAGCATTTGCGGATGCCGTAAAACTGGTCGAGCTGCGCGGCAAACTGATGCAGGAAGCGGTTCCTGCAGGCACCGGCGCGATGCAGGCTATTATCGGTCTGGATGATGCGTCAATTGCTAAAGCCTGTGAAGAATCCGCACAAGGGCAGGTGGTGTCGCCGGTGAATTTCAACTCGCCAGGCCAGGTAGTGATTGCCGGTCATAAAGAAGCCGTTGAACGAGCGGGTACGGCCTGTAAGGCTGCGGGTGCCAAACGTGCGTTACCGCTGCCAGTCAGCGTGCCTTCTCACTGTGCGCTGATGAAACCCGCAGCGGACAAACTGGCGGTCGCTCTGCAACAGCTGACATTTAATGCGCCAGTCTTCCCGGTAGTTAACAACGTAGATGTGAAGATTGAAACCGCGCCAGAAGCAATCCGCAGCGCACTGGTCCGTCAGCTTTATAGTCCGGTACGCTGGACGGAAAGCGTAGAATTTATTGCCCGGCAGGGTGTCATCTCCCTGTTGGAAGCCGGTCCCGGCAAAGTGCTGACCGGATTGACTAAGCGTATTGTTGACACGCTGACGGCGGCGCCGGTTAACGACCAGGCCAGCCTGTCAGCAGCGCTTGAACAGTAA
- the fabG gene encoding 3-oxoacyl-ACP reductase FabG, with amino-acid sequence MSFEGKIALVTGASRGIGRAIAETLAARGAKVVGTATSQSGADAISSYLGDSGKGLLLNVTDATSITNVLENIRAEFGEVDILVNNAGITRDNLLMRMKDDEWQDILDTNLTSVFRLSKSVMRAMMKKRAGRIITIGSVVGTMGNAGQANYAAAKAGLIGFSKSLAREIASRGITVNVVAPGFIETDMTRALSEEQRAGILAEVPAGRLGGAQEIANAVAFLASDEAAYITGETLHVNGGMYMV; translated from the coding sequence ATGAGCTTCGAAGGAAAAATCGCGCTGGTTACCGGTGCAAGTCGCGGCATTGGCCGTGCTATCGCAGAAACCCTGGCGGCACGCGGTGCTAAAGTGGTGGGAACGGCGACCAGCCAAAGTGGTGCCGATGCCATCAGCAGCTATCTGGGCGATAGCGGTAAAGGGTTGTTGCTGAATGTGACCGACGCAACTTCTATTACCAACGTGTTGGAAAATATTCGTGCCGAGTTTGGCGAAGTGGATATTTTAGTCAATAATGCAGGCATCACGCGTGATAATCTTCTGATGCGCATGAAGGATGATGAGTGGCAGGACATTTTGGACACTAATCTGACTTCCGTATTCCGTTTGTCAAAATCGGTAATGCGAGCAATGATGAAAAAACGTGCGGGTCGAATTATTACCATTGGCTCCGTAGTTGGAACAATGGGTAATGCGGGGCAGGCAAACTACGCGGCAGCAAAAGCGGGTTTGATTGGCTTTAGCAAGTCACTGGCGCGTGAAATTGCGTCTCGTGGCATCACCGTTAACGTCGTGGCACCTGGTTTTATTGAAACCGACATGACGCGCGCGCTAAGCGAAGAACAGCGCGCGGGCATTCTGGCGGAAGTGCCGGCGGGTCGTCTTGGCGGCGCGCAGGAAATCGCCAATGCCGTTGCATTTTTAGCCTCTGACGAAGCAGCCTACATCACTGGTGAAACGCTGCACGTCAATGGCGGAATGTATATGGTTTAA
- the acpP gene encoding acyl carrier protein, which yields MSTIEERVKKIIGEQLGVKQEEVVNTASFVEDLGADSLDTVELVMALEEEFDTEIPDEEAEKITTVQAAIDYINGHQA from the coding sequence ATGAGCACTATCGAAGAACGCGTTAAGAAAATCATTGGCGAGCAGCTGGGCGTTAAGCAGGAAGAAGTTGTTAATACTGCCTCTTTTGTGGAAGATCTGGGCGCTGATTCTCTTGATACCGTTGAGCTGGTAATGGCTCTGGAAGAAGAGTTTGATACCGAGATTCCAGACGAAGAAGCTGAGAAAATCACTACCGTTCAGGCTGCTATTGATTACATCAATGGTCACCAGGCGTAA
- the fabF gene encoding beta-ketoacyl-ACP synthase II has protein sequence MSKRRVVVTGLGMLSPVGNTVESTWNALVAGQSGISPIDHFDTSAYATRFAGLVKDFNCDDFISRKDQRKMDAFIQYGVVAGIQAMQDSGLEITEENAGRIGAAIGSGIGGLGLIEENHSALVNGGPRKISPFFVPSTIVNMVAGHLTIMFGMQGPSISISTACTSGVHNIGLAARLIACNDADVMLAGGAEKASTPLGVAGFGAARALSTRNDNPQAASRPWDKDRDGFVLGDGAGVIVLEEYEHAKKRGAKIYAEIVGFGMSSDAYHMTSPPENGAGAALAVVNALKDAHLSAEQIGYINAHGTSTPAGDKAEAQAVKSVFGASARSVMVSSTKSMTGHLLGAAGAVESIFSILALRDQVVPPTINLDNPDEGCDLDFVPHTARQTKGMEYVLCNSFGFGGTNGSLIFRKI, from the coding sequence GTGTCTAAGCGTCGTGTAGTTGTGACTGGTCTTGGCATGTTGTCTCCTGTCGGCAATACCGTAGAGTCTACCTGGAATGCTCTTGTTGCCGGTCAGAGTGGCATCAGCCCGATCGACCATTTTGATACTAGTGCCTACGCAACGCGTTTTGCTGGCTTAGTAAAGGATTTTAATTGTGATGACTTCATCTCGCGTAAAGATCAGCGCAAGATGGATGCCTTCATTCAATATGGAGTTGTCGCTGGCATTCAGGCCATGCAGGATTCCGGTCTGGAAATTACCGAAGAGAATGCCGGTCGTATTGGTGCCGCTATTGGTTCCGGTATTGGCGGCCTTGGCTTGATCGAAGAAAACCACAGCGCTTTAGTTAACGGTGGTCCGCGCAAAATCAGCCCGTTCTTCGTTCCTTCCACCATCGTTAATATGGTTGCCGGTCACCTGACCATCATGTTTGGCATGCAAGGTCCCAGTATTTCTATCTCAACGGCCTGTACCTCTGGCGTACACAATATTGGTCTTGCGGCGCGCCTTATCGCCTGTAACGATGCGGATGTGATGCTGGCAGGTGGTGCCGAGAAAGCCAGTACGCCGCTTGGCGTTGCCGGTTTTGGCGCGGCTCGTGCGCTTTCTACCCGTAACGACAACCCGCAGGCGGCAAGCCGCCCATGGGATAAGGACCGTGACGGTTTTGTACTGGGCGATGGCGCTGGCGTTATCGTGCTGGAAGAGTACGAGCATGCGAAAAAGCGCGGTGCGAAAATCTATGCCGAAATTGTCGGTTTTGGTATGAGCAGCGATGCTTACCATATGACGTCTCCACCGGAAAACGGTGCTGGCGCGGCGCTGGCAGTGGTTAATGCACTGAAAGACGCGCATCTCTCAGCAGAGCAAATTGGCTATATCAATGCGCACGGTACTTCTACGCCAGCCGGGGATAAAGCCGAAGCCCAGGCGGTAAAATCCGTATTTGGTGCCAGTGCACGCAGCGTCATGGTCAGTTCAACCAAATCCATGACCGGCCACCTGTTAGGGGCAGCGGGCGCGGTAGAGTCCATCTTCAGCATCCTGGCGCTGCGCGACCAGGTGGTTCCACCGACCATCAATCTGGATAACCCGGATGAAGGTTGTGACCTGGACTTCGTCCCGCACACGGCGCGCCAGACAAAGGGCATGGAGTACGTACTTTGTAACTCATTTGGTTTCGGCGGAACTAACGGTTCCTTGATCTTCCGTAAAATCTGA
- the pabC gene encoding aminodeoxychorismate lyase, producing MMWVNGEARNTIEAGDRAVQFGDGCFTTARVQQGRVQRLAAHLQRLQQGCERLMISGVDWMALGTEMVQAAASCNDGVLKAILTRGSGGRGYSAEGCQQPARIISLSAYPAHYHQLRQQGARLALSSIRLGKNPQLAGIKHLNRLEQVLIRTELEHTGADEALVLDSDAVLVECCAANLFWRVGQQVFTPDLSSSGVNGIQRQRVIKLVVQLGFTLSEVRAGVDALAAAEEVLITNALMPLLPVYQAERWHYASRQLFNLLNPMVNDVENDD from the coding sequence ATGATGTGGGTAAACGGTGAAGCGCGGAACACTATTGAAGCCGGCGATCGTGCTGTCCAGTTCGGTGATGGCTGCTTCACAACTGCGCGCGTGCAGCAAGGCCGCGTCCAGCGGCTGGCGGCGCATCTGCAACGTTTACAGCAGGGTTGTGAGCGACTGATGATTAGCGGAGTGGACTGGATGGCGCTGGGAACGGAGATGGTGCAGGCCGCAGCCAGCTGCAATGATGGCGTGTTGAAAGCCATTCTCACCCGTGGCAGCGGTGGGCGTGGCTACAGCGCCGAGGGGTGTCAGCAGCCCGCACGTATCATCTCACTTTCTGCTTACCCTGCACATTATCACCAGCTGCGCCAGCAGGGCGCCCGGCTGGCCTTGAGTTCGATTCGGCTGGGTAAAAACCCCCAGCTGGCCGGCATCAAACACCTTAACCGCCTTGAGCAAGTCTTGATCCGCACGGAGCTTGAACACACCGGTGCCGATGAGGCGCTGGTGCTTGACAGTGACGCTGTGCTGGTGGAATGCTGTGCGGCTAATTTATTCTGGCGCGTGGGGCAGCAGGTGTTTACCCCTGATTTAAGCAGCAGTGGAGTGAACGGTATTCAGCGCCAGCGGGTGATAAAGCTGGTCGTACAACTTGGTTTTACCCTGAGCGAAGTACGTGCCGGTGTTGATGCACTGGCAGCGGCAGAAGAAGTGCTGATAACTAACGCACTGATGCCGCTTCTGCCGGTTTATCAGGCCGAACGCTGGCATTATGCTTCGCGACAGCTGTTTAACCTGCTCAATCCGATGGTGAATGACGTGGAAAATGATGACTAA
- the mltG gene encoding endolytic transglycosylase MltG has protein sequence MTKCKKFVLTLLAAAVLIIAYGYWQTRQFADSPLTIDGETIFTLPAGAGRVALEAGLESQHIISSTPWFGILLKLEPELARFKAGTYRFTPQMHVREMLKLLASGKEAQFPLRFVEGTRMQEWLSQLRSAPYLSHTLADDKLATVAAALKLSGEQQGGEGWFYPDTYLYTANTTDVALLKRAFARMKKQVDDQWQGKAANLPYKDKNDMLTMASIIEKETAISAERGKVASVFINRLRLGMRLQTDPTVIYGMGDSYQGTLTRKNLETPSAFNTYVIGGLPPAPIAMPSGASLQAAAHPEQTDFLYFVADGKGGHTFTTNLASHHKAVQLYRLAQKEKNER, from the coding sequence ATGACTAAATGCAAAAAGTTCGTGCTGACGCTGCTGGCGGCAGCGGTGCTGATTATCGCGTATGGCTACTGGCAAACACGGCAGTTTGCCGATTCTCCTTTAACGATTGATGGTGAAACTATCTTCACGCTTCCCGCCGGTGCAGGTCGTGTGGCGCTGGAGGCCGGGCTGGAGTCGCAGCACATTATCAGCAGTACCCCGTGGTTCGGTATATTGCTCAAGCTGGAGCCTGAACTGGCCAGATTTAAGGCCGGAACCTACCGCTTTACGCCACAAATGCATGTGCGTGAGATGCTGAAATTGCTGGCCAGCGGTAAAGAAGCCCAGTTTCCACTGCGCTTTGTTGAAGGTACCCGTATGCAGGAGTGGCTTAGCCAGCTTCGCAGCGCACCTTACCTTAGCCATACTCTGGCGGATGACAAACTGGCGACCGTGGCTGCCGCGCTGAAACTCAGTGGTGAACAGCAGGGAGGGGAAGGCTGGTTTTATCCTGATACTTATCTTTATACGGCCAACACAACCGACGTGGCGCTGCTGAAACGCGCTTTCGCGCGTATGAAAAAGCAGGTTGATGATCAATGGCAGGGGAAAGCGGCTAATCTGCCGTACAAAGACAAAAATGATATGCTGACAATGGCATCGATCATAGAGAAAGAGACGGCGATAAGTGCCGAACGTGGCAAGGTGGCCTCGGTGTTTATCAATCGATTACGGCTGGGAATGCGCCTGCAAACTGACCCGACGGTCATTTACGGCATGGGTGACAGCTACCAGGGCACACTGACGCGCAAAAATCTGGAAACGCCGTCGGCTTTCAATACCTATGTGATCGGTGGCTTGCCACCAGCGCCAATTGCCATGCCGTCCGGAGCTTCGCTGCAAGCGGCTGCGCACCCGGAGCAGACTGACTTTCTCTATTTTGTCGCCGATGGTAAAGGCGGGCATACTTTTACCACTAACCTCGCCAGTCACCATAAAGCTGTACAGCTATATCGCCTTGCGCAGAAGGAAAAGAATGAACGGTAA
- the tmk gene encoding dTMP kinase — MNGKFIVIEGLEGAGKTTARDAVVGVLQRHGINDIVFTREPGGTPLAEKLRDLIKQGMVGERVTDRAELLMLYAARVQLVENVIKPALARGAWVIGDRHDLSSQAYQGGGRGMSSELMSCLKQAVLGDFAPHLTLYLDVTPELGLQRARARGELDRIEQESLNFFTRTRDRYLALASADSRIKTVDATQPLAQVTAALQQTLNQWLQEQK, encoded by the coding sequence ATGAACGGTAAGTTTATTGTTATCGAAGGCCTGGAAGGGGCAGGGAAGACCACAGCGCGTGATGCGGTGGTCGGCGTGCTACAACGCCACGGCATAAACGATATTGTCTTTACCCGCGAGCCAGGCGGTACGCCGCTGGCGGAAAAACTGCGCGACTTGATTAAGCAGGGGATGGTGGGTGAACGGGTAACGGATCGGGCGGAGCTACTGATGCTGTATGCCGCACGCGTCCAGCTGGTGGAAAATGTGATCAAACCGGCGCTGGCGCGTGGGGCATGGGTGATAGGGGATCGGCACGACCTTTCTTCCCAGGCTTATCAGGGCGGGGGGCGTGGCATGAGCAGCGAGCTGATGAGCTGCCTTAAACAGGCGGTACTGGGTGATTTTGCCCCGCACCTGACGTTATACCTTGATGTAACCCCGGAGCTGGGCTTGCAACGTGCGCGTGCGCGTGGAGAACTGGACCGCATCGAACAGGAGTCGCTCAACTTCTTCACCCGAACGCGTGACCGTTACCTCGCCCTGGCGTCGGCCGACAGCCGTATCAAAACCGTGGATGCCACACAGCCGCTGGCACAAGTGACCGCTGCCCTGCAACAGACGCTGAACCAGTGGTTACAGGAACAGAAATGA